Proteins from one Cicer arietinum cultivar CDC Frontier isolate Library 1 chromosome 3, Cicar.CDCFrontier_v2.0, whole genome shotgun sequence genomic window:
- the LOC105851785 gene encoding uncharacterized protein translates to MDELLPGVEQRFCVRHMYNNFRKIHPGKKLKELMWKATKSTYHQTWEREMKELRKVNEVAYKYLVKIPSRFSFNSKCDVLVNNMSETFNSVVIGLRGKPIVTMFEDIKLYLMERWARNRTTLERYTCSVLPQIKKKLAKEQELSRMWLCRYAGENIFGVSNINHTGDKFVVSLENRECSCRKWMLTGIPCCHAVCCCNFLKKDPEDLIPTYYRRETYAACYRPVIYPTNGQNIWAQTPYPDVLPPPSRRLPGRPKRSRNKDADEKNKDSTMISRKGMSIKCSNCKQAGHNKASCPSQTQESQSKSAFHFK, encoded by the exons ATGGATGAGTTGCTTCCTGGGGTGGAACAAAGATTTTGTGTAAGACACATGTATAACAACTTCAGAAAAATTCACCCAGGGAAGAAGCTTAAGGAATTGATGTGGAAGGCAACCAAGTCAACATATCATCAAACATGGGAAAGAGAAATGAAAGAGTTGAGGAAAGTTAACGAAGTGGCCTACAAATATTTAGTGAAGATTCCTTCAAGATTTAGTTTCAATTCTAAATGTGATGTGCTTGTTAATAATATGTCAGAGACATTCAATAGTGTCGTAATTGGACTTAGAGGGAAACCCATAGTGACGATGTTTGAAGACATCAAATTGTACTTAATGGAAAGGTGGGCTAGAAATAGAACTACATTGGAAAGGTACACTTGTTCTGTTCTACCTCAAATCAAGAAAAAGTTAGCAAAGGAACAAGAATTATCAAGAATGTGGTTGTGTag GTATGCTggtgaaaatatatttggagTTAGTAACATCAACCACACAGGAGACAAGTTTGTGGTATCACTGGAAAATAGAGAATGTTCATGTAGGAAGTGGATGCTCACTGGAATTCCCTGCTGCCATGCAGTTTGTTGTTGCAACTTCCTCAAAAAAGATCCAGAAGACTTGATTCCAACATATTATAGGCGAGAGACATATGCCGCATGTTACCGACCTGTTATTTACCCAACAAATGGACAAAATATATGGGCTCAAACTCCATATCCTGATGTCTTACCGCCACCATCAAGAAGGCTTCCAGGAAGACCCAAAAGGTCAAGGAACAAAGATGCCGATGAAAAAAATAAGGACTCCACGATGATTAGTAGGAAAGGGATGTCAATTAAGTGCAGCAATTGTAAACAAGCTGGTCATAACAAGGCATCATGTCCAAGCCAAACCCAAGAAAGTCAGTctaaaagcgcttttcatttcaaataa